A genomic stretch from Thauera sp. GDN1 includes:
- a CDS encoding 3-hydroxyacyl-CoA dehydrogenase NAD-binding domain-containing protein — translation MTEVIHISVDADGIATLLFDRTDSNMNTMDMKFMAEIEAAIERLATDDAIKGAIFTSGKPVFAAGADLKEMEANLDKAEEIPVAERLKMNASLSKLLRRMETCGKPVACAINGTALGGGTEIALACHYRVVSDARGIQLGLPEVQVGLLPGGGGTQRVSRLIGIQAAMPVVMEGQALSAEKALKMGLIHKIVPAAELLAEAKRWLVEQGDPVQPWDKKGFKVPGGAGPSAPAVAQMLVVSNAMLQARTFHNLPAPKAILSCLYEGPQLPMDKALEVEAKYFTLLQLDPVSRNMIRTLFINKGKADKLMHRPEGVPKTTFRKIGVVGAGLMGAGIAYHCAKLGIETVLIDRDQAAADKGKAYSSKRLEKDIAKGRMTQDKADAILARIHPTTEYAGLADVELVVEAVFEDRGLKAEITRKLDAVLPPHAVIASNTSGLPISELAEAGAHPENFIGMHFFSPVERMPLVEVIRGRKTSPATLARALDLVQAMKKTPIVVNDGPGFFTSRFIGAYINESLAMVTEGVNPALIENAAKMAGIPVGPLTVSDEIGLDTAYHASQQRKKDEGEAFKPTPTFKLVEKLVGELGRHGRKNGKGFFEYAADGTKKLWPSLAERFPPLAEQPGVDEVKARMLYAQLVDAAKAMAEGVVIDPADGDVGSILGVGFPAYLGGPFSMMDTIGLDKVVAECDRLAARYGEQYAAPQLLRDMAARGQRFYGANRVTPPAALR, via the coding sequence ATGACTGAAGTCATCCACATCTCGGTGGACGCCGACGGCATCGCCACCCTGCTCTTCGATCGCACCGACAGCAACATGAACACCATGGACATGAAGTTCATGGCCGAGATCGAGGCCGCGATCGAGCGCCTCGCCACCGACGACGCCATCAAGGGCGCCATCTTCACCTCGGGCAAGCCGGTGTTCGCCGCCGGCGCCGACCTCAAGGAGATGGAAGCCAACCTCGACAAGGCGGAAGAAATCCCGGTGGCCGAGCGCCTGAAGATGAACGCCTCGCTGTCGAAGCTGCTGCGCCGCATGGAGACCTGCGGCAAGCCGGTGGCCTGCGCAATCAACGGCACGGCGCTGGGCGGCGGCACCGAGATCGCGCTCGCCTGCCACTACCGCGTGGTGTCCGACGCCCGCGGCATCCAGCTCGGCCTGCCCGAAGTGCAGGTCGGCCTGCTGCCCGGCGGCGGCGGCACCCAGCGCGTATCGCGCCTGATCGGCATCCAGGCGGCGATGCCGGTGGTGATGGAAGGCCAGGCCCTGTCCGCCGAGAAGGCGCTGAAGATGGGCCTGATCCACAAGATCGTCCCTGCCGCCGAGCTGCTCGCCGAGGCGAAGCGCTGGCTCGTCGAGCAAGGCGACCCGGTGCAGCCCTGGGACAAGAAGGGTTTCAAGGTGCCCGGCGGCGCCGGCCCCTCGGCCCCCGCGGTCGCGCAGATGCTGGTGGTCAGCAACGCCATGCTGCAGGCCAGGACCTTCCACAACCTGCCGGCACCCAAGGCCATCCTGTCCTGCCTGTACGAGGGCCCGCAACTGCCGATGGACAAGGCGCTCGAGGTCGAGGCCAAGTACTTCACCCTGCTGCAGCTCGACCCGGTGTCGCGCAACATGATCCGCACGCTCTTCATCAACAAGGGCAAGGCGGACAAGCTGATGCACCGCCCCGAAGGCGTGCCGAAGACGACTTTCCGCAAGATCGGCGTGGTCGGCGCCGGCCTGATGGGCGCGGGCATCGCCTACCACTGCGCCAAGCTCGGCATCGAGACGGTGCTGATCGACCGCGACCAGGCCGCCGCCGACAAGGGCAAGGCCTATTCCAGCAAGCGCCTGGAGAAGGACATCGCCAAGGGCCGCATGACGCAGGACAAGGCCGACGCCATCCTCGCCCGCATCCACCCCACCACCGAGTACGCCGGCCTGGCCGACGTCGAGCTGGTGGTGGAGGCGGTGTTCGAGGACCGCGGCCTCAAGGCCGAGATCACGCGCAAGCTCGACGCGGTGCTGCCGCCGCACGCGGTGATCGCCTCCAACACCTCCGGGCTGCCGATCAGCGAACTCGCCGAAGCCGGCGCCCACCCCGAGAACTTCATCGGCATGCACTTCTTCTCGCCGGTGGAGCGCATGCCGCTGGTCGAGGTCATCCGCGGCCGCAAGACTTCGCCCGCGACGCTGGCGCGCGCGCTCGACCTGGTGCAGGCGATGAAGAAGACGCCGATCGTGGTCAACGACGGTCCCGGCTTCTTCACCAGCCGCTTCATCGGCGCCTACATCAACGAGAGCCTGGCGATGGTCACCGAGGGCGTGAATCCGGCGCTGATCGAGAACGCGGCGAAGATGGCCGGCATCCCGGTCGGCCCGCTCACCGTGTCCGACGAGATCGGCCTCGACACTGCCTACCACGCCAGCCAGCAGCGCAAGAAGGACGAGGGCGAGGCCTTCAAGCCGACGCCCACCTTCAAGCTGGTGGAAAAGCTCGTCGGCGAGCTCGGCCGCCACGGCCGCAAGAACGGCAAGGGCTTCTTCGAGTACGCCGCGGACGGCACCAAGAAGTTGTGGCCCAGCCTGGCCGAACGGTTCCCACCGCTCGCCGAGCAGCCCGGCGTGGACGAAGTGAAGGCGCGCATGCTCTACGCCCAGCTCGTCGATGCCGCGAAGGCGATGGCCGAGGGCGTGGTCATCGATCCCGCCGACGGCGACGTGGGCTCCATCCTCGGCGTCGGCTTCCCGGCCTACCTCGGCGGCCCGTTCTCGATGATGGACACGATCGGGCTCGACAAGGTGGTGGCCGAGTGCGACCGCCTGGCCGCGCGCTACGGCGAGCAGTACGCCGCACCGCAGCTGCTGCGCGACATGGCGGCCCGCGGACAGCGCTTCTACGGCGCGAACCGCGTCACCCCGCCGGCCGCCCTGCGCTGA
- a CDS encoding acyl-CoA dehydrogenase family protein, translated as MNFDFSDDQRLLQDAVRTMLADTSTSQAVREVLEGRASHSEAVWRNLIEMGAAAAAIPEQYGGAGLGYLELCLVAEEAGRHLAAVPLSSSFYLAAEAILRAGSDAQKQRWLPQIAGGELVATAALGSRERYRTPAPLAFDGATLTGTSPALVDGGIAGLAVLRVADELVLVDLAGAGVSRTPVPTLDPTRPLAVLHFDRTPADRLPAAEAATNAATVAARVLDGAAVLLAFEQVGGAARILEATRDYSLERKAFGRQIGSFQALKHKMAEIYTAIELARVHAYYGAWALSSDAPELPRAAAAARVSATRAYVVAAEEGIELHGGIGFTWEMDCHLHYRRARHLGQLIGSEHAWRARLADELIKEAA; from the coding sequence GTGAACTTCGATTTTTCCGACGATCAGCGCCTGCTGCAGGACGCAGTGCGCACCATGCTCGCCGACACCAGCACCTCGCAGGCGGTGCGCGAGGTGCTCGAGGGCCGGGCGAGCCATTCCGAAGCCGTCTGGCGCAACCTGATCGAGATGGGCGCCGCCGCCGCCGCCATCCCCGAGCAATACGGCGGCGCCGGACTGGGCTACCTGGAACTGTGCCTGGTCGCCGAGGAAGCCGGCCGCCACCTCGCCGCCGTGCCCCTCTCGTCGAGCTTCTACCTCGCGGCCGAGGCCATCCTGCGCGCCGGCAGCGATGCGCAGAAGCAGCGCTGGCTGCCGCAGATCGCCGGTGGCGAGCTCGTCGCCACCGCCGCGCTTGGCAGCCGCGAGCGCTATCGCACCCCCGCCCCGCTCGCCTTCGACGGCGCGACGCTCACCGGCACCAGCCCCGCGCTGGTCGACGGCGGCATCGCCGGGCTGGCGGTGCTGCGGGTGGCCGACGAGCTGGTGCTGGTGGACCTCGCCGGCGCCGGCGTGAGCCGCACGCCCGTGCCTACCCTCGACCCGACCCGCCCGCTCGCCGTGCTCCACTTCGATCGCACGCCTGCCGACCGCCTGCCGGCCGCCGAGGCTGCCACCAATGCTGCCACCGTCGCCGCCCGCGTGCTCGACGGTGCCGCCGTGCTGCTCGCCTTCGAGCAGGTTGGCGGTGCCGCCCGCATCCTGGAGGCGACGCGCGACTACTCGCTCGAGCGCAAGGCCTTCGGCCGCCAGATCGGCAGTTTCCAGGCCCTCAAGCACAAGATGGCCGAGATCTACACCGCGATCGAACTCGCCCGGGTGCACGCCTACTACGGCGCCTGGGCGCTGTCCTCCGACGCCCCCGAGCTGCCCAGGGCCGCCGCCGCCGCGCGCGTGTCCGCCACCCGCGCCTACGTGGTCGCCGCCGAGGAAGGCATCGAGCTGCACGGCGGCATCGGCTTCACCTGGGAGATGGACTGCCACCTCCACTACCGCCGCGCCCGCCATCTCGGCCAGCTCATCGGCAGCGAACACGCCTGGCGCGCGCGCCTGGCGGACGAACTCATCAAGGAGGCCGCGTAA
- a CDS encoding AMP-binding protein, with protein sequence MNPRSYSLADLFAITAETVPERDALIIGDVRRTYRQMAERIDRLAAWLHAQGIGQGDVVGLQMYNSPEYLEAFLAACRVRAVPANINYRYVADELRYIYDNAGIKALFYSAELEPEVAEVLDAAPGLKVKVRTGGGAPALAGATAYENALADDTSALRAIRCDDNDISLLYTGGTTGKPKGVMWPHKDLFFGCLGGGSFYAPADGPVATPEQLADRIRKGHPMRFMPVAPLMHGAAHWATMVSLFAGHTVVLNDQHHFNAEHVLDIAAQQKLNGITLVGDAMALPILDALKADPGRWDLSSLLLFGNGGAVMSAHIKEALKPFLPPNVYFSDGIGSSEGGQLGMGAKPVEGGMIKIAARPDLKVVVDGQRIAASGESGILARSGYLPLGYYRDPVKTAETFVTIEGTRYAITGDAAKLADDGSIIVFGRGNNCINTGGEKVFPEEVEEALRMSPQILDAVVVGLPDPRWGQRVTAVVSVRPGMALDVDALKALCHAHLAGYKVPKEIVTVPEVFRSAAGKANYVWAKEVAQKASSAAAPSA encoded by the coding sequence ATGAACCCACGCAGCTACAGCCTCGCGGACCTGTTCGCGATCACGGCCGAGACCGTTCCCGAGCGCGACGCGCTCATCATCGGCGACGTCCGCCGGACCTACCGCCAGATGGCCGAGCGCATCGACCGCCTCGCCGCCTGGCTGCACGCGCAGGGCATCGGCCAGGGGGACGTCGTCGGCCTGCAGATGTACAACTCGCCGGAATATCTCGAAGCCTTTCTCGCCGCCTGCCGCGTGCGCGCGGTGCCGGCCAACATCAACTACCGCTACGTCGCCGACGAGCTGCGCTACATCTACGACAACGCCGGCATCAAGGCCCTGTTCTACAGCGCCGAGCTCGAGCCTGAGGTCGCCGAGGTGCTCGATGCCGCGCCGGGGCTGAAGGTGAAGGTGCGCACCGGCGGCGGCGCGCCCGCGCTCGCCGGGGCCACGGCCTACGAAAACGCCCTGGCGGACGATACGAGCGCCCTGCGCGCGATCCGCTGCGACGACAACGACATCTCCCTGCTCTACACCGGTGGCACCACCGGCAAGCCCAAGGGCGTGATGTGGCCGCACAAGGACCTTTTCTTCGGCTGCCTGGGCGGCGGCAGCTTCTACGCCCCCGCCGACGGCCCGGTGGCGACCCCGGAGCAACTCGCCGACCGCATCCGCAAGGGCCACCCGATGCGCTTCATGCCGGTCGCGCCGCTGATGCACGGCGCCGCCCACTGGGCGACGATGGTGTCGCTGTTCGCCGGCCACACGGTGGTGCTCAACGACCAGCATCACTTCAACGCCGAGCATGTGCTCGACATCGCCGCGCAACAGAAGCTCAACGGCATCACTCTCGTGGGCGATGCCATGGCCCTGCCGATCCTCGATGCGCTCAAGGCCGACCCGGGCCGCTGGGACCTGTCCTCGCTGCTCCTGTTCGGCAACGGCGGCGCGGTGATGTCGGCGCACATCAAGGAGGCGCTCAAGCCCTTCCTGCCGCCGAACGTGTATTTCAGCGACGGCATCGGCTCGTCCGAGGGCGGCCAGCTCGGCATGGGCGCCAAGCCCGTCGAGGGCGGCATGATCAAGATCGCCGCCCGGCCCGACCTCAAGGTCGTCGTCGACGGCCAGCGCATCGCCGCCTCGGGCGAATCCGGCATCCTCGCCCGCAGCGGCTATCTGCCGCTCGGCTACTACCGCGACCCGGTGAAGACCGCCGAGACCTTCGTCACCATCGAGGGCACGCGCTATGCGATCACCGGCGATGCCGCCAAGCTCGCCGACGACGGCTCGATCATCGTCTTCGGCCGCGGCAACAACTGCATCAATACCGGCGGCGAGAAGGTCTTCCCGGAAGAGGTGGAAGAGGCCCTGCGCATGAGCCCGCAGATCCTCGACGCCGTCGTCGTCGGCCTCCCCGACCCGCGCTGGGGGCAGCGGGTCACGGCAGTGGTCTCGGTACGCCCCGGGATGGCGCTCGACGTCGATGCGCTCAAGGCCCTGTGCCACGCCCACCTGGCCGGCTACAAGGTGCCGAAGGAAATCGTGACGGTGCCCGAGGTCTTCCGCTCGGCCGCGGGCAAGGCGAACTACGTGTGGGCGAAGGAAGTCGCACAGAAGGCCTCGTCCGCCGCCGCGCCGAGCGCATGA
- a CDS encoding acyl-CoA dehydrogenase family protein, with the protein MDFRDTPEEAAFRAEVRAWLEANGQKRSRPDEVFGEGLDDAARLAAAKAWQAKKAAAGYAAITWPKAAGGRGGTAMQHVIYQQEEAAFVVPGMIFEISIGMGLPTVMTWAAPELKARFLRPGLAGEQIWCQLFSEPGAGSDTGGVRTRAVRDGDDWVVNGQKVWTSGAHFCDYGILLTRSDWDKPKQEGLTMFIVDMKAPGVEVRPIHQMSGDSEFNEVFFTDVRIPDTYRLGPECGGWKVMLSTLMQERLSVGGNLPTDLHEHLVALARKCAWDERPAIEDDRVRARIADAYLQQKGVELVIARGLTAISKGKAPGPEMSITKLVAGKAMQDIAAFALELAGPEGMIGHEALGGDWRYMQRLWLGSPGARMGGGTDEILKNVIAERVLGLPGEVRSDRKIPFRELEHG; encoded by the coding sequence ATGGACTTCAGAGACACCCCCGAAGAAGCCGCCTTCCGCGCCGAAGTGCGCGCCTGGCTGGAAGCCAACGGCCAGAAACGCAGCCGCCCCGACGAAGTCTTCGGCGAAGGCCTGGACGACGCCGCGCGGCTCGCCGCCGCCAAGGCCTGGCAGGCGAAGAAGGCCGCAGCCGGCTATGCCGCGATCACCTGGCCGAAGGCGGCCGGCGGCCGCGGCGGCACCGCGATGCAGCATGTGATCTACCAGCAGGAGGAAGCCGCCTTCGTGGTGCCGGGCATGATCTTCGAGATCAGCATCGGCATGGGCCTGCCCACGGTGATGACCTGGGCCGCGCCCGAGCTCAAGGCCCGCTTCCTGCGCCCCGGCCTCGCCGGCGAGCAGATCTGGTGCCAGCTCTTCTCCGAGCCCGGCGCCGGGTCGGACACCGGCGGCGTGCGCACGCGCGCGGTGCGCGACGGCGACGACTGGGTCGTCAACGGCCAGAAGGTATGGACCTCGGGCGCCCACTTCTGCGACTACGGCATCCTGCTCACCCGCAGCGACTGGGACAAGCCCAAGCAGGAAGGCCTGACGATGTTCATCGTCGACATGAAGGCCCCCGGCGTCGAGGTCCGTCCGATCCACCAGATGTCGGGCGACTCGGAGTTCAACGAGGTCTTCTTCACCGACGTGCGCATCCCCGACACCTACCGCCTCGGCCCCGAATGCGGCGGCTGGAAGGTGATGCTGAGCACGCTGATGCAGGAGCGCCTGTCGGTCGGCGGCAACCTGCCCACCGACCTGCACGAACATCTCGTCGCGCTGGCGCGGAAGTGCGCATGGGATGAGCGTCCGGCGATCGAGGACGATCGCGTGCGCGCCCGCATCGCCGACGCCTACCTGCAGCAGAAAGGCGTCGAACTCGTCATCGCCCGCGGCCTCACGGCGATCTCGAAGGGCAAGGCGCCCGGCCCCGAGATGTCGATCACCAAGCTGGTCGCCGGCAAGGCGATGCAGGACATCGCCGCCTTCGCGCTCGAGCTCGCCGGCCCCGAGGGCATGATCGGCCACGAGGCCTTGGGCGGCGACTGGCGCTACATGCAGCGGCTGTGGCTGGGTTCGCCCGGCGCGCGCATGGGCGGCGGCACCGACGAGATCCTGAAGAACGTGATCGCCGAGCGCGTGCTCGGCCTGCCCGGCGAGGTCCGCAGCGACCGCAAGATCCCGTTCCGCGAACTGGAACACGGCTGA
- a CDS encoding CaiB/BaiF CoA-transferase family protein, translated as MASKPLSGVKVLDFTQLLPGPMCTLHLADMGADVIKIEPPGGEAGRGPAGTPISHFFLAVNRNKRSLAINLRAPGARELIYALAKDADIVVEGFRPGVMSRLGIGFDDLKAINPKLVYCAISGYGQDGPLAELGGHDINYQSYAGILEQSAAPGGKPHPGNFPIADLAGGALSAAMAILAALFDAQRSGQGRFIDVSMTDCAMALNVQPLASLHSWKQPVPAGHDTLSGGLPCYGTYETADGRHLAVGALEPKFWQAFCTAAGCPELSKSGWAAGKAGAAVEAQVAEIIKARTLAEWTEALAGVDACVSPVLRIDEVLAHPLTRARGMTVETPLPDGGSAPYFAFPVKMSDYAFSLDRPPPAAGEHNEAVLRALGYGEEAMATLKAAGAI; from the coding sequence ATGGCAAGCAAACCCCTGAGTGGCGTGAAGGTGCTCGACTTCACCCAGCTCCTGCCCGGGCCGATGTGCACCCTGCATCTGGCCGACATGGGCGCGGACGTGATCAAGATCGAGCCGCCCGGCGGCGAAGCCGGACGCGGCCCGGCCGGCACGCCGATCTCGCACTTCTTTCTCGCGGTGAACCGCAACAAGCGCTCGCTGGCGATCAACCTGCGCGCGCCCGGCGCACGCGAGCTCATCTACGCCCTGGCCAAGGACGCCGACATCGTGGTCGAGGGCTTCCGCCCCGGCGTGATGAGCCGGCTCGGCATCGGTTTTGACGACCTCAAGGCGATCAACCCGAAGCTGGTGTACTGCGCGATCAGCGGCTACGGCCAGGACGGACCGCTTGCCGAGCTCGGCGGCCACGACATCAACTACCAGAGCTACGCCGGCATCCTCGAGCAGAGCGCGGCGCCCGGCGGCAAGCCGCATCCGGGCAACTTCCCGATCGCCGATCTGGCCGGCGGCGCGCTGTCGGCGGCAATGGCGATCCTGGCCGCGCTGTTCGATGCGCAACGCAGCGGCCAGGGGCGCTTCATCGACGTGTCGATGACCGACTGCGCCATGGCGCTCAACGTCCAGCCGCTCGCCAGCCTGCACAGCTGGAAGCAGCCGGTGCCCGCCGGTCACGACACCTTGTCGGGCGGGCTGCCCTGCTATGGCACCTACGAGACCGCCGATGGTCGCCATCTGGCGGTCGGGGCACTGGAGCCCAAGTTCTGGCAGGCCTTCTGCACCGCTGCCGGTTGTCCCGAACTGAGCAAGAGCGGCTGGGCGGCGGGCAAGGCCGGCGCGGCGGTCGAAGCGCAGGTGGCGGAGATCATCAAGGCGCGCACGCTGGCCGAATGGACCGAAGCCCTGGCCGGGGTCGATGCCTGCGTGAGCCCGGTGCTGCGCATCGACGAGGTCCTCGCCCACCCGCTGACCCGCGCGCGCGGCATGACGGTGGAGACGCCGCTGCCCGATGGCGGCAGCGCGCCCTACTTCGCCTTCCCGGTGAAGATGAGCGACTACGCCTTCAGCCTCGACCGTCCGCCGCCTGCTGCCGGCGAGCACAACGAGGCGGTGCTGCGCGCGCTCGGCTACGGCGAAGAGGCGATGGCCACGCTGAAGGCCGCCGGCGCGATCTGA
- a CDS encoding acetyl-CoA C-acetyltransferase, with translation MTDVFIFDHVRTPRGKGRADGALAEITPVQLAAQMLEAVRDRNNLDSTLIEDVLLGCVVPVGEQGGNIARVAALVAGFDDSVPGMQINRYCGSGLEAVNFAASKVGSGQVDMAIGGGVESMSRVPMGSDGGAMALDPQVAFKMYFTMQGVSADLLASLHGFTREQCDAYAVESQRRAAQAWANGWFDRSVVPVKDVLGLPVLAKDEAIRPETTLASLAALKPSFLEMGTQYGFDGVALLKYPQLEAIAHMHHAGNSSGIVDGAAAVLVGNAEAGKRAGLKPRARIRSVATVGSEPTLMLDAPSYAAQKALKKAGMTASDIGLWELNEAFSSVVLCLMERLNVPHDRINVNGGAIAMGHPLGATGAMILGTLLDEMERRQVGTGLVTLCEAAGMGTATIIELV, from the coding sequence ATGACCGACGTCTTCATTTTCGACCATGTGCGCACCCCCCGCGGCAAGGGCAGAGCCGACGGCGCGCTCGCCGAGATCACCCCGGTGCAACTGGCTGCACAGATGCTGGAGGCGGTCCGCGACCGCAACAACCTCGACAGCACGCTGATCGAGGATGTGCTCCTCGGCTGCGTGGTGCCGGTGGGCGAACAGGGCGGCAACATCGCCCGCGTCGCCGCACTGGTAGCCGGTTTCGACGACAGCGTGCCCGGCATGCAGATCAACCGCTATTGCGGCTCCGGCCTGGAAGCGGTGAACTTCGCCGCTTCCAAGGTGGGCTCGGGCCAGGTCGACATGGCGATCGGCGGTGGTGTCGAGAGCATGTCGCGCGTGCCGATGGGCAGCGACGGCGGCGCCATGGCGCTCGACCCGCAGGTCGCGTTCAAGATGTATTTCACCATGCAGGGCGTCAGTGCCGACCTGCTCGCCTCGCTGCATGGCTTCACCCGCGAACAGTGCGACGCCTATGCGGTGGAGAGCCAGCGTCGTGCCGCCCAGGCCTGGGCCAATGGCTGGTTCGACCGCTCGGTGGTGCCGGTCAAGGACGTGCTCGGCCTGCCGGTGCTGGCGAAGGACGAGGCAATCCGCCCCGAGACCACGCTGGCGTCGCTCGCCGCGCTCAAGCCCTCCTTCCTCGAGATGGGGACGCAGTACGGCTTCGACGGCGTCGCGCTGCTCAAGTACCCGCAGCTCGAAGCCATCGCCCACATGCACCACGCCGGCAACAGCTCGGGCATCGTCGACGGCGCCGCCGCCGTGCTGGTGGGCAATGCCGAAGCCGGCAAGCGCGCCGGCCTCAAGCCGCGCGCGCGCATCCGCTCGGTCGCCACCGTCGGCTCCGAGCCGACGCTGATGCTCGACGCCCCCAGCTATGCCGCGCAGAAGGCACTGAAGAAGGCCGGCATGACCGCCTCCGACATCGGACTGTGGGAACTCAACGAAGCCTTCTCCTCGGTGGTGCTGTGCCTGATGGAGCGCCTCAACGTCCCCCACGACCGCATCAACGTCAATGGCGGCGCCATCGCCATGGGCCATCCGCTGGGCGCCACCGGCGCCATGATCCTCGGCACCCTGCTCGACGAGATGGAGCGCCGCCAGGTCGGCACCGGCCTGGTCACGCTGTGCGAGGCCGCCGGCATGGGCACCGCCACCATCATCGAGCTCGTCTGA